The Streptomyces sp. DH-12 genome has a window encoding:
- a CDS encoding WXG100 family type VII secretion target, with translation MAKDLDITYQDMREAAKHVVKEKEKLQEKLDGLRKYINNLVNSGYVTKSSSKAFDENFDEFTNGAKTTLDGLDGMGDYLTMAADKFEQIDDELAKAARK, from the coding sequence ATGGCCAAAGACCTTGACATCACATATCAGGACATGCGGGAAGCTGCCAAGCATGTCGTGAAGGAGAAGGAAAAGCTCCAGGAGAAGCTGGACGGCCTCCGCAAGTACATCAACAACCTCGTCAACTCGGGCTACGTCACCAAGAGCTCCTCGAAGGCCTTCGACGAGAACTTCGACGAGTTCACCAACGGCGCGAAGACCACGCTGGACGGCCTCGACGGCATGGGCGACTACCTCACCATGGCGGCCGACAAGTTCGAGCAGATCGACGACGAGCTGGCGAAGGCGGCGCGGAAGTAA
- a CDS encoding putative T7SS-secreted protein: MARPTDWHPLRESDPVPGDPTEIREQVKHMKKIAEYLRTQAEALTAMADADNLKGKYADELAENARGLGRKLDLAEDRYREVKGHLSHWADELEDFQKRADKALRDAQEAQRTIESRSKSDDHSSDDDKKEEEKNGSDEDPVLKQAKEDLEEARKRLNSAEGSYEERSGHFARKIRSSIDDDMKDSWWNNVKGWVADADWLGDIADWASWAATIVGAVAIFFPALGVIALALTAVVAAIHIAQAVTGNGSWFDVVMDLGALKLARNGMKAAKAIKALQQNSRKAAAGLAKEKSTAQAAQANAGARKTAAKAERKRGGGTSRRNRETARARRLRLEAENRAAGKRAADEVRDAEMPQVTASDKARSIGDENLAKQIKDINKWRDTYPSSPELASNASQAQRHADVVRGSWTVSTVLDVGDKGADSMTDDGYSRMKDRMTAPVGSQW, from the coding sequence ATGGCAAGGCCTACGGACTGGCATCCACTACGCGAAAGCGACCCAGTACCTGGCGATCCGACTGAGATCCGCGAACAGGTCAAGCACATGAAGAAGATCGCCGAGTATTTGCGCACTCAGGCGGAGGCGCTCACCGCCATGGCGGATGCCGACAACCTGAAAGGCAAATATGCTGACGAACTAGCCGAAAACGCCCGCGGGCTGGGGCGCAAACTCGATCTAGCAGAAGATCGATATCGCGAGGTGAAGGGGCACCTCTCCCACTGGGCTGACGAGCTGGAGGATTTTCAGAAGAGGGCGGACAAGGCACTCCGTGACGCACAGGAAGCCCAGCGGACCATCGAAAGCCGCTCCAAGAGCGACGATCATTCATCCGATGATGACAAGAAGGAGGAGGAAAAGAACGGTTCGGACGAAGATCCGGTCCTCAAACAGGCCAAGGAAGACCTAGAGGAGGCCCGTAAACGCCTCAACTCAGCAGAGGGAAGTTACGAGGAGCGCTCCGGCCACTTCGCCCGCAAAATTAGATCGTCCATCGATGACGACATGAAGGACAGCTGGTGGAACAACGTCAAGGGCTGGGTGGCTGACGCAGACTGGCTAGGAGACATCGCTGACTGGGCCAGTTGGGCCGCAACCATTGTCGGAGCCGTGGCCATATTCTTCCCAGCCTTGGGTGTGATTGCACTTGCCCTCACGGCCGTTGTAGCGGCTATCCACATCGCGCAGGCTGTCACCGGAAACGGGTCTTGGTTCGATGTGGTGATGGACCTCGGTGCACTGAAATTGGCGCGTAACGGGATGAAAGCAGCGAAGGCCATCAAGGCCTTGCAGCAGAACTCGCGCAAGGCGGCAGCAGGTCTTGCCAAAGAAAAATCTACCGCGCAGGCCGCGCAGGCCAACGCAGGGGCTCGGAAGACTGCAGCCAAGGCGGAGAGAAAGCGCGGCGGTGGTACGTCACGGAGAAACCGCGAGACCGCCCGAGCCAGACGGCTGCGCCTAGAGGCCGAGAACCGCGCTGCTGGGAAGCGTGCCGCCGACGAAGTGCGCGATGCCGAAATGCCGCAGGTTACCGCGAGCGACAAGGCGAGATCCATCGGGGATGAGAACCTTGCCAAACAGATCAAAGATATCAACAAGTGGCGTGACACGTACCCGAGCAGCCCCGAACTCGCCTCCAACGCTAGCCAAGCTCAACGCCACGCAGACGTGGTCCGGGGCTCATGGACGGTTTCCACTGTATTGGACGTGGGGGACAAGGGAGCGGACTCCATGACTGATGATGGTTACAGCAGAATGAAGGATCGCATGACCGCACCCGTAGGGTCCCAGTGGTGA